In the genome of Thiomicrospira aerophila AL3, one region contains:
- a CDS encoding aspartate kinase: MALIVQKYGGTSVGSLERIQNVAKKVAKFVDEGHQLVVVLSAMSGETNRLVDMAKTMQARPSKREMDMLLTTGEQVTIALLSMALQERGYDAISYTGWQVPIQTDEVHTKARIDSINAEKIRQQLDQNKVVVVAGFQGVTANGDISTLGRGGSDTTAVALAAALKADECQIYTDVDGVYTTDPRVVPEARRLDTITFDEMLEMASLGAKVLQIRSVEFASKYQVPLRVLSSLQDGGGTLITSEENTMEKPLISGIAFNRDESKLQVLGVPDKPGVAYQILGPIADANIEIDMIIQNQGQDGTTDFTFTVPRGDRAQAQDILTAVAKILGAREVVYDDAIAKVSMVGVGMRSHVGIASRMFQVLAEENINIHMIATTEIKISVVVQEDQLEKAVKSLHQKFELDKA; the protein is encoded by the coding sequence ATGGCACTTATTGTCCAAAAATACGGCGGAACGTCAGTGGGTTCACTGGAGCGCATTCAAAATGTGGCGAAGAAGGTGGCAAAGTTTGTTGATGAAGGTCATCAACTGGTCGTGGTTTTATCGGCCATGTCGGGTGAAACCAATCGCTTAGTCGATATGGCCAAAACCATGCAGGCACGTCCTTCCAAGCGTGAAATGGATATGTTGCTGACCACAGGTGAACAGGTCACGATTGCATTGCTAAGTATGGCGTTGCAAGAGCGGGGTTATGACGCCATTTCTTACACCGGTTGGCAAGTGCCGATTCAAACCGATGAAGTCCATACTAAGGCACGAATTGATAGTATCAATGCTGAAAAAATACGTCAGCAACTAGACCAAAACAAAGTGGTAGTGGTGGCCGGTTTCCAAGGTGTCACCGCTAATGGTGATATTTCAACCCTAGGTCGTGGTGGTTCAGACACCACCGCGGTCGCCTTAGCTGCGGCGTTAAAAGCGGATGAATGCCAAATTTATACCGATGTGGATGGCGTCTATACCACTGATCCACGTGTCGTGCCAGAAGCGCGCCGTTTAGATACGATTACCTTCGATGAAATGTTAGAGATGGCGAGTCTAGGCGCCAAAGTTCTGCAAATTCGTTCGGTGGAGTTTGCCAGTAAATACCAAGTACCGTTGCGTGTGCTGTCATCGCTGCAGGATGGCGGCGGTACCCTGATTACTTCTGAGGAAAATACTATGGAAAAACCCCTTATTTCAGGGATTGCGTTTAATCGTGATGAGTCTAAGTTACAAGTGTTGGGTGTGCCGGATAAGCCGGGTGTGGCGTATCAAATTTTAGGCCCGATTGCCGATGCCAATATCGAAATTGATATGATCATCCAAAACCAAGGCCAAGATGGCACGACCGATTTTACCTTTACAGTGCCACGTGGTGACCGTGCTCAAGCGCAGGATATTTTGACTGCGGTTGCTAAAATCCTAGGCGCGCGCGAAGTTGTCTATGACGACGCCATTGCGAAAGTGTCAATGGTGGGTGTAGGAATGCGTTCACATGTCGGTATTGCGAGCCGTATGTTCCAGGTTTTGGCGGAAGAAAATATTAACATCCATATGATTGCGACGACAGAGATTAAAATTTCGGTCGTCGTGCAGGAAGATCAGCTTGAAAAAGCGGTCAAAAGCTTGCATCAGAAATTTGAGTTAGACAAGGCATAA
- the recA gene encoding recombinase RecA, translating into MDENKQKALAAALGQIEKQFGKGSIMRMGDSTASRDIEAISTGSLGLDIALGIGGLPKGRVIEIYGPESSGKTTLTLHAIAEAQKKGGVAAFVDAEHALDPSYAEKLGVDVDNLLVSQPDTGEQALEIADMLVRSGGVDIVVIDSVAALTPKAEIEGDMGDSHMGLQARLMSQALRKLTANIKRTNTLVIFINQIRMKIGVMFGSPETTTGGNALKFYASVRLDIRRIGAIKKGEEILGNETRVKVVKNKVAPPFKQVEFDILYGEGISREGEIIDLGVKEGLIDKAGSWYSYNGEKIGQGKDNVRQYLKDNPAVSEGLQTELKARLLAKPASARPVAEFSLDEVAD; encoded by the coding sequence ATGGATGAAAACAAGCAAAAAGCCCTCGCAGCGGCATTAGGTCAAATTGAAAAACAATTTGGTAAAGGTTCGATTATGCGCATGGGCGACTCGACCGCCTCGCGTGATATTGAAGCAATTTCAACCGGCTCGTTGGGCTTAGACATCGCTCTGGGAATAGGTGGTCTGCCAAAAGGCCGTGTCATTGAAATTTACGGTCCGGAATCATCGGGTAAAACCACGCTGACCTTACATGCAATTGCCGAAGCGCAGAAAAAAGGCGGTGTTGCCGCGTTTGTGGATGCCGAGCATGCGCTTGATCCAAGCTATGCTGAAAAGCTAGGGGTCGATGTAGATAATCTATTGGTGTCGCAGCCGGATACCGGTGAACAAGCGTTAGAAATTGCCGACATGTTGGTGCGCTCCGGTGGGGTAGATATCGTGGTCATCGACTCGGTAGCGGCATTAACGCCTAAAGCTGAAATTGAAGGCGATATGGGTGATTCCCATATGGGTCTGCAAGCGCGTTTAATGTCACAGGCTTTGCGTAAATTGACCGCGAACATAAAACGCACCAATACGCTGGTGATTTTTATCAACCAGATTCGGATGAAAATCGGCGTGATGTTTGGCAGTCCTGAAACCACAACGGGTGGTAACGCACTTAAGTTTTATGCCTCGGTTCGTTTGGATATTCGCCGTATTGGCGCGATCAAAAAGGGGGAGGAAATTCTCGGTAACGAAACCCGTGTTAAGGTTGTTAAAAACAAAGTCGCCCCGCCATTCAAGCAAGTTGAATTTGATATTTTGTACGGTGAAGGTATTTCACGTGAAGGCGAAATTATTGACCTTGGCGTTAAAGAGGGTCTTATTGATAAAGCCGGTTCATGGTATAGCTATAATGGCGAAAAAATTGGCCAAGGCAAAGACAATGTTCGTCAGTATTTAAAAGATAATCCGGCCGTGTCAGAAGGCTTGCAAACTGAGCTGAAGGCGCGCTTGTTGGCTAAACCGGCCTCAGCGCGTCCCGTAGCCGAGTTTTCTTTAGATGAGGTGGCCGATTAA
- a CDS encoding CinA family protein, with product MDKEIAASVMVLAERMLAKQAWLATAESCTGGMIAQVVTDLPGSSGWFDRGFVTYSNDAKQQLLDVSTTLLAELGAVSEDCVEQMARGAISHSKADFVIACSGIAGPGGGTPDKPVGTVWMAWAYRAELGVSCISQRFCFDGDRHAIRQQTTLAGLQGLLKLLN from the coding sequence ATGGATAAAGAAATTGCGGCCAGTGTCATGGTTTTGGCTGAACGGATGTTGGCTAAGCAGGCCTGGTTGGCCACGGCTGAATCCTGTACCGGAGGAATGATCGCGCAAGTCGTGACGGATTTACCTGGCAGTTCTGGGTGGTTCGATCGGGGATTTGTGACCTACAGTAACGATGCCAAGCAGCAATTATTAGATGTTTCAACAACCTTGCTGGCGGAGTTAGGTGCGGTCAGTGAAGACTGTGTTGAGCAGATGGCGCGTGGTGCGATCAGTCATTCCAAGGCCGATTTTGTGATTGCTTGCAGTGGCATCGCGGGACCAGGCGGCGGCACGCCGGACAAACCTGTTGGTACGGTTTGGATGGCGTGGGCTTATCGAGCAGAGCTAGGTGTCAGTTGTATCAGTCAGCGATTTTGTTTTGATGGTGACCGCCACGCAATTCGTCAGCAAACAACCTTAGCAGGCCTGCAAGGATTGTTGAAGCTGCTCAATTAA
- a CDS encoding regulatory protein RecX has product MRWPIKQPSQPAQGTDCRLQQIVARAQGLLARREHARKELAQKLQQKFSHCAQLETLLSQALDYCESQNWLSDQRYVESYLRMAQAKGQGELKCRQALLQSCGRIDLIDEALRDYAVQSQSLAKQALAKKFGDTRRPAERKEFARRLRFLQSRGFSVSQCYQAFDAE; this is encoded by the coding sequence ATGAGGTGGCCGATTAAGCAACCTAGTCAACCGGCGCAGGGAACCGATTGTCGGCTGCAGCAGATTGTGGCGCGTGCTCAGGGCTTGCTGGCCAGACGCGAGCACGCTCGCAAAGAGCTAGCGCAAAAGTTGCAACAAAAATTTTCTCACTGTGCACAGCTTGAAACTTTGCTGTCACAAGCATTAGACTATTGCGAATCCCAAAACTGGTTATCTGATCAGCGTTATGTAGAAAGTTATTTACGCATGGCGCAAGCAAAAGGGCAGGGCGAATTAAAATGTCGTCAGGCCCTTTTGCAATCTTGTGGTCGGATCGATTTGATTGATGAGGCATTGCGCGATTATGCGGTGCAATCGCAGTCGTTGGCAAAACAAGCCTTAGCAAAAAAGTTCGGTGATACGCGCCGACCTGCCGAGCGCAAAGAGTTTGCGCGGCGGTTACGATTTTTACAAAGCCGAGGCTTCTCGGTGTCCCAGTGTTATCAGGCGTTTGATGCCGAATAA
- the alaS gene encoding alanine--tRNA ligase, with protein sequence MTSAEIRQAFIDYFAEQGHHPVHSSPVIPGNDPTLLFTNAGMVQFKETFLGQEVRDYARAVSVQRCIRAGGKHNDLENVGYTARHHTFFEMLGNFSFGDYFKPEAIQFAWTFLTERLGLPAEKLWVTVFEEDDEAADIWLKELGVSSARFSRCGAKDNFWSMGDTGPCGPCSEIFYDHGPSIPGGPPGTPDEDGDRYIEIWNLVFMQFDRSADGTLTPLPKPSVDTGMGLERLAAVLQGVHNNYDIDLFKTLVNAAAQLTGQSDTSLSSLRVIADHIRSCAFIIADGVLPSNEGRGYVLRRIIRRAIRHGYKLGQTQPFFHQLVAPLVAEMGEAYPELAAKAAEVTRALKLEEERFAETLENGMAHLEQAIAGLAGATQIDGETIFKLYDTYGFPVDLTADIARERGLTLDEAGFEQAMQAQRERARAANSFGGNQTVRIDCQAVTEFVGYSNDQAHAKVVGLFVDGQAVNQLDEGQAGLVVLDKTPFYAESGGQVGDVGFIGTHMASFHVDDVKKQGNTFLHFGKMTAGHIALDQHVEAHIDVVARRDSERNHSATHLLHAALRQILGDHVGQKGSLVAPNRLRFDFSHFEPIPAEQLQKIERLVNENIMLNHPVGIQHMDIDAAKQMGAMALFGEKYGDVVRVVDMGEFSIELCGGTHVHSTGQIGPFKILSEGGVASGVRRIEAITGHGAWEVLYQQEATLLQAAELVKADKAHLLDKVAGLVTQTKELEKQCQQMQAEMAASQGDQLAGQVQQLGGVNLLAAELPGADMNLLRENLDRLKDKLAPAVILLASVQGDKVNLVAGVSKAETNRFKAGELVNFVAQQVGGKGGGRPDMAQAGGKDPAGLPAALLSVSGWLQERL encoded by the coding sequence ATGACCAGTGCAGAAATTAGACAAGCGTTTATTGATTACTTTGCCGAACAAGGCCATCATCCGGTGCACTCAAGCCCAGTTATTCCGGGTAATGATCCAACCTTGTTGTTTACGAATGCGGGCATGGTGCAGTTTAAAGAAACTTTCTTGGGGCAAGAGGTGCGAGATTATGCCAGGGCAGTCAGTGTTCAGCGTTGTATTCGTGCTGGTGGTAAGCATAACGATCTAGAAAATGTGGGCTACACGGCGCGTCACCATACCTTTTTTGAAATGCTGGGTAACTTTAGTTTTGGTGATTACTTTAAACCTGAAGCCATTCAATTTGCTTGGACATTTTTAACTGAGCGTTTGGGTCTGCCCGCCGAAAAACTTTGGGTAACGGTGTTTGAGGAAGACGACGAAGCGGCAGATATTTGGCTTAAGGAATTAGGGGTCAGTTCAGCGCGTTTTTCTCGTTGTGGCGCAAAAGACAATTTCTGGTCAATGGGTGATACCGGTCCTTGTGGTCCTTGTAGTGAAATATTCTACGATCATGGCCCGAGTATTCCGGGTGGCCCACCTGGTACGCCAGATGAAGATGGCGATCGCTATATTGAAATTTGGAACCTAGTGTTCATGCAGTTTGATCGTTCAGCCGATGGTACGCTAACACCACTGCCTAAGCCTTCAGTCGATACCGGTATGGGCTTGGAGCGTTTAGCAGCGGTCTTGCAGGGTGTTCATAACAATTATGATATTGATCTGTTCAAAACCCTAGTTAACGCTGCCGCCCAATTAACCGGTCAATCCGATACTTCATTGAGCTCGTTGCGTGTCATCGCCGACCATATTCGATCTTGTGCGTTCATTATTGCCGATGGTGTTTTGCCTTCAAATGAAGGACGTGGCTATGTGTTGCGACGCATTATCCGCCGAGCAATCCGTCACGGCTATAAGCTTGGTCAAACACAACCGTTTTTCCATCAGCTCGTTGCGCCGCTAGTAGCCGAAATGGGTGAGGCTTATCCAGAGCTTGCGGCCAAGGCCGCAGAGGTGACGCGTGCACTGAAGTTAGAAGAAGAACGTTTTGCGGAAACGCTTGAAAATGGGATGGCGCATTTAGAGCAAGCTATTGCTGGCCTAGCTGGGGCCACGCAAATTGATGGTGAAACGATTTTTAAACTCTATGATACCTATGGGTTCCCCGTTGATTTGACCGCTGATATTGCCCGTGAGCGCGGTTTAACCCTTGATGAAGCAGGGTTTGAGCAAGCTATGCAAGCACAGCGCGAGCGCGCTCGCGCTGCCAATAGTTTTGGCGGCAACCAAACTGTGCGAATTGATTGCCAAGCGGTGACTGAATTTGTTGGTTATTCCAATGATCAGGCGCATGCCAAGGTCGTGGGCTTGTTTGTTGATGGCCAAGCGGTGAATCAGCTTGATGAAGGTCAAGCAGGCCTGGTGGTGTTAGATAAGACGCCCTTTTATGCCGAGTCGGGTGGCCAAGTTGGCGACGTGGGCTTTATTGGCACGCATATGGCCAGCTTCCATGTCGATGATGTCAAAAAACAAGGCAATACCTTCTTGCACTTCGGCAAGATGACAGCGGGTCATATTGCACTAGATCAACACGTTGAGGCCCATATTGATGTGGTCGCGCGTCGTGATTCTGAGCGCAACCATTCTGCGACGCATTTATTGCATGCGGCACTGCGTCAAATCTTGGGTGATCATGTCGGGCAAAAAGGCTCATTGGTCGCGCCAAATCGTTTACGTTTTGACTTTAGTCATTTTGAACCGATTCCCGCCGAGCAGTTGCAAAAAATTGAACGTTTAGTCAATGAGAATATCATGCTCAATCACCCGGTGGGTATTCAGCATATGGATATCGATGCGGCGAAACAAATGGGCGCCATGGCCTTATTCGGTGAAAAGTATGGCGATGTCGTGCGCGTGGTTGATATGGGCGAGTTCTCCATTGAGCTATGTGGCGGTACGCATGTGCATTCCACGGGACAAATAGGGCCGTTTAAGATTTTGTCTGAGGGCGGGGTGGCCTCTGGTGTGCGCCGTATTGAAGCGATTACCGGTCATGGTGCTTGGGAGGTGCTTTATCAACAAGAAGCGACGTTACTCCAAGCAGCAGAGTTGGTGAAAGCGGATAAAGCCCATTTGCTTGATAAGGTAGCAGGCCTGGTGACCCAAACCAAAGAGCTTGAAAAGCAGTGTCAGCAGATGCAAGCCGAGATGGCGGCTTCACAAGGCGACCAACTCGCTGGGCAGGTTCAGCAGCTGGGTGGCGTAAACTTATTGGCGGCCGAATTGCCCGGTGCGGATATGAACCTATTGCGTGAGAACCTAGATCGCCTAAAAGATAAACTAGCGCCTGCAGTGATTCTATTGGCCTCGGTACAGGGTGATAAGGTGAATTTGGTGGCTGGTGTGAGTAAGGCGGAAACCAACCGGTTTAAAGCGGGCGAATTGGTGAACTTTGTCGCTCAACAGGTGGGGGGTAAGGGCGGCGGTCGTCCCGATATGGCCCAAGCTGGGGGTAAAGACCCAGCGGGTTTACCCGCCGCATTATTGTCGGTCAGTGGTTGGCTGCAAGAGCGCTTGTAG